TTCTGAAAGCGGCTCATCGGGTCATAGTCGACGTTGTCCCTGACGTTCCTGGCGAGCTCCATGATCAGCTTGATGGCATCCTGCGCCTTGCCGACCGTCAGCGGCATCTTCTTGACGCCCGTCACCGTGTGGGTGCCGACGATCTCGTTGTGGAGCCGTTTCGCAAGCGCGCTCGTCAGCCCGAGGTCCTTCGACACCCTGGCAACGAAGTTTTCGCGCGCCTGGATGTTCTGCTTCTGAGCGGTCGTGGAGAATTTCGACTTCAGCCAGGCGATGCCCGGCGAGCCGGAGCGGACGCGAACGCCACCCTCCTCGTCGCGGCTCTTGCCGATGCCGGCCTTGAGATTGGTCGTGTCGAGGATCGTGGTGAGCTGGCGGTCGGTGATCTTGCTCATGGTCGTGTTCCGGATTGTGCGTGGTTGCGTCAGGCGCGGATGATCAGGGAGGGGTCGCCGACGGCCGGCGCCTCTTCGGCGGCGGGCGCGAGCAGATCGATTGCCGCCTGCCAGTAGGCGACGTTGCGCGTCGCGCGCAGCAGGCGCTCATGCAGGCGCTCGGGCGTGAGCTGCGCCGGTTCGATGCGGTCGGTCCAGACCCAGCCGCCGTCCGCGCCGTCGAGCGCGACGATGCCCATGCCGTGGCCCATCATGACGCCGTTGCGCATGGCCGCGTAGCCGGCGAAGGTTTCCTGCGGAACGCCGTCCGGAACATTGACGTGGGCCTTCACGACGTATCCCGCTTCCTGGTCGCCGGCGACCAGGCAGACGGGAACGTCGCCCATTTCGATGACCACCTCGCCATCGGAATCGAAGGCGAGATCGGGCAGTCCGATCGAAAGCCCGTAGTCGGCAAGGATCGTGTCGCTGCCGCGAAAACGCTGGTGAAGGTCGGCCATGGTCGCTCCGGGTCCGTGGGTGAGACAAGGCCGAGACTAGGCAGGGCATCCGGGCCGTCCTGTGCCGAGCGGCACCGGCCCGGTGCGTCGGACGACACAGGCGCGGGTGCGATGGGAACGAGGCGTCGTGCCGGCCGTTGCTGCGGAAACGGAGGCCGACATGTCGAAACCGACCGCAACCGGGAACGAGCGCCGGGCGCTCCCCGAGGACGCCAAGGACCGCAAGGCCCTGAAGCTGGCCGAGACGACGGACCTGTCGCAGGGCCAGGCGCGCGAACTGATCGAGAAGCACGGGATCGACAGTCCCGAACTCGAGAAGGAAGCCAAGCGCTTCAAGGCCGAGGGTTGACGGAAGGTCTCGCGGCACCGGCGTGGCGGAGAGGGGAACGTCTCCCGCCGCGCCGGTCTGTTCGACCCCGCTGAATTACCACTTGTGCGAACCGCGCCGAGACGCGAAGCTCTTCCCGGGGGCAGGGAAGGGGACGGACGATGGCGAAGGGCAGGAGCCAGTTGGCGCGAACGGGGAGCGCCGCGCTCATCGCAGTGATGCTCGCAGGCTGCACGACGCTGCCGGACTTCGCCGAGAGCGACTACGTCAAGATGGAATCGCTGTTCTACACGGTCGAGCAGGAACTCTGCGAATCGCTGTCCCTGATCAAGAGCGAGCCCGGCGTGTCGGCCAGGCTGCGCGAGGCCGGCATCGCGATCGAGGGACAGTACGCCAAGGTGACGGCCGGCCTGGAACTCGTGAAGGTGCTCGACGCCGCCGGCAATTCGAGCTTCGTCATCCCCGTCAACCATGGCAGTGCCGGGCTCGGGCTCGGCGGCTCGAGCAGCCGGGTGAACGCCGTGCGGACGACCGTCTCGGTCTACTATCCCTTCGCGGAACTGGAATGCTCCGGCCAGATCGCCAATCCGCCCGAGCGGATCGCCGGCGGGCTCGGGCTCAAGGAGTGGGTTCTCAACACCACGGTGGCGCTGATCAACGTGCACGAGACGCCGGCCGCCTATTCCTACGAGGTCAGCTTCGACGTCACGCGCGATGCCCGCGCACGGCCGACGATCTCGCTGGCGACGTCGGGTTTCACGCTGATCGGCGGCGACCTGTCGCTGGGCGGGGCGAGGAAACTGACGCACTGGCTGAGCGTGACGGTTCGCGACGTGGCCCTGAACGACGCCCCGGCCGGGAAGGGCGGCATTCCCACGGGTGTGCGGGACGCACTGGACCGCGAAGAGGGGCTCACCATCCTCCGCCGTGTCAAGGAATGAAACCGCATGCTGCGCTGCAATAGGCTTTGAGTTCGCCGGACGGGCGGGCTAGACCGGTCGGGAAACCGATCGCTCGCTGGCTTGGAGGTCGCATTGGCCGAACTGGACGAAGACGCCGCCGGCGGCATCGATCAGACCGTGGATCACGCCGACATCTACGACGAAGAAGGCGTCATCCGTCCCTCCTACGTTGCCCATATCGGCGCCGCGATCGCCGACCGCGACATCCTGACCCTGAAGCAGGACGTCGCGAACCTGCACCAGTCCGAACTTGGCGATCTCCTGGAAACGCTGCTTCCCGAGCAGCGCCGGGCACTGGTGGAACTGCTCGGCAGCGATTTCGACTTCACCGCGCTGACCGAAGTCGACGAAGCGGTCCGCATGCAGATCGTCGACGCGATGCCCAATGCGCAGATCGCGCAGGGCGTCCAGGAGCTCGATTCCGACGATGCGGTCTACATTCTGGAAGATCTCGACGAGGACGACCAGAACGAGATCCTGGCGCAGCTGCCCTTCACCGAGCGCATCCGGCTGCGCCGGTCGCTCGGCTATCCGGAGGAATCGGCCGGCCGGCGCATGCAGACCGAATTCGTTGCCGTGCCGCCGTTCTGGACGGTCGGCCAGACCATCGACTACATGCGCGAGGACCAGAACCTTCCCGAGCATTTCTTCCAGATCTTCGTCATCGACCCGACCTTCAAGCTGCTCGGCTCGGTCGACCTCGACAAGATCCTGCGCACCCAGCGCGCGGTGAAGATCGAGGAGGTTATGCACGAGACGCGCCATGCGATCCCGGCCACGATGGACCAGGAGGAGGCCGCGCGGGAGTTCGAGCAGTACGACCTTCTGTCGGCCGCCGTCGTCGACGAGAACGAGCGGCTGGTCGGCGTGCTCACCATCGACGACGTGGTGGACGTGATCCAG
The nucleotide sequence above comes from Aquibium microcysteis. Encoded proteins:
- a CDS encoding CesT family type III secretion system chaperone — encoded protein: MADLHQRFRGSDTILADYGLSIGLPDLAFDSDGEVVIEMGDVPVCLVAGDQEAGYVVKAHVNVPDGVPQETFAGYAAMRNGVMMGHGMGIVALDGADGGWVWTDRIEPAQLTPERLHERLLRATRNVAYWQAAIDLLAPAAEEAPAVGDPSLIIRA
- the mgtE gene encoding magnesium transporter, which produces MDEDAAGGIDQTVDHADIYDEEGVIRPSYVAHIGAAIADRDILTLKQDVANLHQSELGDLLETLLPEQRRALVELLGSDFDFTALTEVDEAVRMQIVDAMPNAQIAQGVQELDSDDAVYILEDLDEDDQNEILAQLPFTERIRLRRSLGYPEESAGRRMQTEFVAVPPFWTVGQTIDYMREDQNLPEHFFQIFVIDPTFKLLGSVDLDKILRTQRAVKIEEVMHETRHAIPATMDQEEAAREFEQYDLLSAAVVDENERLVGVLTIDDVVDVIQQEAEEDLLRMGGVGDEELSDSVLSTSRSRVPWLLVNLVTAFLAASVISLFDATIEKVVALAVLMPIVAGMGGNAGSQTMTVTVRALATRDLDIYNAWRIIRREMLVGLINGAIFAVLIGAVAGTWFQSVSIGVIIGAAMIVNMFVAALGGILIPLMLDRFKIDPAVASAVFVTTVTDVVGFFAFLGLATLWFGFG